One bacterium genomic region harbors:
- a CDS encoding S41 family peptidase, which yields MNRKYLLMFASGLVVLFTSIGALLARNAPNTSPYGYLTIFTNVLHLVDTNYVEDVDFNKVMDSAMYGMVESLDSESYFIKGKDIDQYKKEIDALATQAGVGVTIARRYGMVVVVAVEKGSSAETKKIKAGDFVRSINGQYVQGIPLYRIYQLMKGNPGTEVKLSMFRGSLEKPEELVLVRRAISKPYSESYVIQQNIGYIAIRHLLPGVESEIEKKLEAFQRQGIQKLILDLRGCTDETQDTAIKVTDLFVKAVPIVQIAGREGVTKKITGDDRTLFSGEMLVLIDYTTAGGTEIIAGAIQDSGIAKTYGTRTFGRGGIQKLLPAGQNWVVLTTQKYLTPKGRPILGIGIEPAIPYKEVVKTADQEEGVDRLLNGAIEKLRHPEEKAA from the coding sequence TTGAACAGGAAATATCTTTTGATGTTCGCTTCCGGTCTTGTTGTCTTATTTACCTCCATCGGCGCTTTGCTGGCGCGAAATGCGCCGAACACGAGCCCTTACGGCTACCTCACTATTTTCACAAACGTGTTGCATCTGGTAGATACCAATTATGTAGAAGACGTGGATTTCAACAAAGTTATGGATTCGGCGATGTATGGAATGGTGGAAAGCCTGGATTCCGAATCGTATTTCATCAAAGGAAAAGATATCGATCAATACAAAAAGGAGATTGATGCACTGGCAACGCAGGCTGGAGTAGGTGTAACCATCGCGCGACGTTATGGAATGGTGGTGGTTGTCGCGGTGGAGAAAGGCTCCTCTGCGGAAACAAAAAAGATCAAGGCAGGCGATTTCGTCCGCAGTATTAACGGACAGTACGTCCAGGGTATTCCTCTTTACCGCATTTATCAGCTGATGAAAGGCAATCCCGGCACGGAAGTAAAGCTTTCGATGTTTCGCGGATCTCTGGAAAAGCCGGAAGAGTTGGTTCTGGTGCGTCGAGCGATTTCCAAACCTTATTCGGAGAGTTACGTAATTCAACAAAACATCGGATACATAGCAATTCGTCACCTCTTGCCCGGTGTGGAATCGGAAATCGAGAAAAAGCTGGAAGCCTTTCAGCGACAGGGTATTCAAAAACTGATTCTGGATTTGCGCGGATGCACGGATGAGACCCAGGATACCGCCATAAAAGTCACCGATCTCTTTGTAAAGGCCGTCCCGATCGTTCAGATTGCCGGCCGCGAAGGAGTCACAAAAAAGATCACGGGTGACGACCGCACTTTATTTTCAGGTGAAATGCTCGTGCTAATCGACTATACGACTGCGGGCGGAACGGAAATCATTGCAGGAGCGATTCAGGATTCTGGAATTGCCAAGACGTACGGAACTCGAACTTTTGGCCGCGGTGGAATTCAAAAACTGCTGCCTGCCGGTCAAAATTGGGTCGTCTTAACCACGCAGAAATATCTCACTCCAAAAGGAAGACCGATCTTAGGGATTGGTATCGAACCGGCAATTCCGTACAAAGAAGTCGTTAAAACCGCCGACCAGGAGGAAGGAGTGGATCGTCTTCTCAACGGAGCGATCGAAAAGTTGCGCCACCCGGAAGAAAAGGCTGCTTAA